A stretch of Dryobates pubescens isolate bDryPub1 chromosome 35, bDryPub1.pri, whole genome shotgun sequence DNA encodes these proteins:
- the NGF gene encoding beta-nerve growth factor, with translation MSMLYYTLIIAFLIGTQAAPKSEDNAPLEYPAEHSLLDSHPSKGHHIPEAAPQSSHSHSTWTIGRREAVNITVDPKYFKKRRFRSPRVLLSTLPPPVAGQGQHMGFLSSAGSLNRTARTKRTAHPILHRGEFSVCDSVSMWVGDKTTATDIKGKEVTVLGEVNINNNVFKQYFFETKCRDPKPVSSGCRGIDAKHWNSYCTTTHTFVKALTMEGKQAAWRFIRIDTACVCVLSRKSGRP, from the coding sequence ATGTCCATGCTCTACTACACTCTGATCATAGCTTTTCTGATCGGCACACAGGCAGCTCCAAAGTCAGAGGACAATGCTCCACTGGAGTATCCTGCAGAACACTCCCTGCTCGATAGCCACCCAAGTAAAGGACACCACATTCCCGAGGCAGCTCCACAGTCGTCCCACAGCCACTCGACTTGGACGATAGGTAGAAGAGAAGCTGTAAATATCACCGTGGACCCAAAATATTTCAAGAAGAGGCGTTTCAGGTCTCCtcgggtgctgctcagcacgcTGCCCCCGCCGGTGGCAGGGCAAGGACAGCACATGGGATTCCTCAGCAGTGCAGGTTCTCTCAACAGGACTGCCAGGACCAAGAGGACTGCGCATCCCATCTTACACCGGGGCGAGTTCTCAGTGTGCGACAGCGTCAGCATGTGGGTTGGGGACAAAACCACAGCTACCGACATTAAAGGCAAAGAGGTGACAGTGTTGGGAGAGGTCAACATTAACAACAATGTTTTTAAGCAGTACTTTTTTGAGACCAAGTGCAGGGACCCTAAGCCAGTGTCCAGCGGGTGCCGAGGGATCGACGCAAAGCACTGGAACTCCTACTGCACCACGACTCACACCTTTGTCAAAGCACTGACGATGGAGGGCAAGCAAGCAGCCTGGAGGTTCATTCGAATTGACAcagcctgtgtctgtgtgctcaGCAGGAAGTCAGGGAGACCCTGA